In Streptomyces sp. NBC_01717, one DNA window encodes the following:
- a CDS encoding GDSL-type esterase/lipase family protein, translated as MNTEHDWITTPVTADMLRGFLDVERTAHGLLPHRLPARARRQIPDNQLALAEAQPSGVRLAFRTRATTIELDTLPTKRVYRGFPAPADGVYDLLVDGRLAAQATVTGGNVHTITDMVTQSAELRQGPAGTARFTDLPARDKDVEIWLPHTEITELIALRTDAPLEPAPDNGRRVWLHHGSSISHGSNAAHPTAIWPALASAQGSVELVNLGFGGSALLDPFTARAMRDTPADLISLKIGINLVNTDAMRLRAFTPAVHGFLDTIREGHPTTPLLVVSPILCPVQEDTPGPLAPDFDGGTLRFKATGDPAERAAGRLTLTVIRDELARIVERRSADDPNLHYLDGRDLYGEKDYAELPLPDEVHPDAPGHRRIGENFARLAFGDGGPFAATTG; from the coding sequence ATGAACACTGAGCACGACTGGATCACCACACCTGTCACCGCGGACATGCTGCGCGGTTTCCTTGACGTGGAACGGACCGCGCACGGCCTGCTGCCGCATCGCCTGCCCGCTCGGGCTCGCCGACAGATCCCTGACAACCAACTGGCCCTGGCCGAGGCCCAGCCCTCCGGCGTGCGGCTGGCATTCCGCACCCGGGCCACCACCATCGAACTCGACACGCTGCCCACCAAGCGGGTCTACCGAGGTTTCCCGGCCCCGGCGGACGGCGTATACGACCTGCTGGTCGACGGCCGACTCGCCGCCCAGGCCACCGTGACCGGCGGGAACGTCCACACGATCACCGACATGGTCACCCAGTCCGCCGAACTGCGTCAGGGGCCTGCCGGCACCGCCCGGTTCACCGATCTGCCGGCGCGTGACAAGGACGTCGAGATCTGGCTTCCGCACACGGAGATCACCGAGCTGATCGCCCTGCGCACCGATGCGCCGCTCGAGCCGGCACCGGACAACGGGCGCAGGGTGTGGTTGCACCACGGCAGTTCCATCAGCCACGGCTCGAACGCCGCCCACCCGACCGCCATCTGGCCGGCCCTGGCCTCGGCCCAGGGCTCAGTGGAGCTGGTCAACCTGGGGTTCGGCGGCAGCGCGCTGCTCGACCCGTTCACCGCCCGTGCGATGCGGGACACCCCCGCGGACCTGATCAGCCTCAAGATCGGCATCAATCTCGTCAACACCGACGCGATGCGCCTGCGCGCCTTCACCCCCGCAGTCCACGGCTTCCTCGACACCATCCGCGAGGGACATCCGACCACGCCGCTGCTGGTCGTGTCCCCCATCCTGTGCCCGGTCCAGGAGGACACCCCCGGCCCCCTCGCGCCCGACTTCGACGGCGGGACCCTGCGGTTCAAGGCCACGGGCGATCCCGCCGAACGCGCCGCCGGACGCCTGACACTCACCGTCATCCGCGACGAACTCGCCCGGATCGTCGAACGGCGGTCGGCCGACGACCCGAACCTGCACTACCTCGACGGCCGTGATCTCTACGGCGAGAAGGACTACGCCGAACTGCCACTGCCCGACGAGGTCCATCCTGACGCCCCAGGACACCGACGCATCGGCGAGAACTTCGCGCGGCTCGCGTTCGGCGATGGCGGCCCCTTCGCCGCCACGACCGGCTGA
- a CDS encoding MFS transporter, whose product MSSATYRTLLRTPGAAAFFLTAAVGRVGIAMTSLGIVWLVHGQTDSYADAGLVTGGFAVAEALAGPQLARLIDRFGQTRVLPPALLAHAASVATLLTLVADGSPSWLMTAGGVLVGATIPQLSALSAARWSALLRGDRAAGLPTAFALESLSNALGYLAGPALVSTIGAGGYPALGTVLAAVLVVVGGLAFAAQHRTAPPVSPFAERTRARGSLLRPGFAVLVGHNLAIGVYFGAMQVSVTAFAVEHGAPDAAAPLFAVSSSSGLLAGWLYGLRRWRAEPQVQLAAGTAGLAIGSLLLFAAGSPLGLGFVMVLTGAAVPPILVLFSLLAKSAVHRAVLTQAFTWLNSAGAAGAAGAAAASGWAVDTFGAPGGFVAATTAAATMAVLAAAGIRARYGLKQQLARQEPTSPQGQPRDENTMPGSRPPT is encoded by the coding sequence GTGTCGTCGGCGACCTACCGCACCCTGCTGCGCACTCCCGGCGCCGCAGCCTTCTTTCTGACGGCCGCCGTCGGCCGCGTCGGCATCGCGATGACCAGCCTCGGAATCGTCTGGCTGGTGCACGGTCAGACCGACTCCTATGCCGATGCCGGTCTGGTGACCGGCGGCTTCGCCGTCGCCGAGGCTCTGGCCGGGCCCCAACTCGCCCGGTTGATCGATCGCTTCGGCCAGACCCGGGTACTGCCACCCGCGCTACTCGCCCACGCCGCCTCGGTGGCCACACTGCTGACGCTGGTCGCGGACGGAAGCCCGAGCTGGCTGATGACAGCGGGCGGGGTGCTGGTCGGCGCGACCATCCCGCAGCTCAGCGCACTGTCCGCGGCCCGCTGGTCGGCGCTGCTGCGCGGCGACCGGGCGGCGGGGCTGCCCACAGCGTTCGCGCTGGAGTCGCTCAGCAACGCGCTGGGCTACCTGGCCGGCCCGGCCCTGGTCAGTACTATCGGAGCGGGCGGGTATCCGGCGCTCGGCACGGTACTTGCCGCCGTGCTGGTAGTGGTTGGCGGACTGGCCTTCGCCGCGCAGCATCGCACCGCACCACCGGTGTCCCCCTTCGCCGAACGCACTCGAGCACGCGGCTCACTGCTGCGGCCCGGATTTGCGGTGCTGGTCGGCCATAACCTCGCTATCGGCGTGTACTTCGGCGCCATGCAGGTATCGGTGACAGCCTTCGCGGTGGAACACGGCGCGCCCGACGCAGCCGCTCCGCTCTTCGCTGTGTCCAGCAGCAGCGGCCTGCTCGCCGGCTGGCTGTACGGGCTACGCCGGTGGCGCGCCGAGCCGCAGGTGCAGCTGGCGGCGGGCACGGCCGGGCTGGCTATCGGCAGCCTGTTGCTGTTCGCGGCCGGCTCACCGCTCGGGCTCGGGTTCGTGATGGTGTTGACCGGCGCGGCAGTCCCTCCCATCTTGGTGCTCTTCTCGTTGCTGGCTAAATCTGCCGTCCACCGGGCCGTCCTGACCCAGGCGTTCACCTGGCTGAACTCCGCCGGCGCGGCGGGCGCGGCCGGTGCGGCGGCAGCCTCCGGCTGGGCAGTTGACACATTCGGTGCGCCTGGCGGCTTCGTTGCCGCCACAACGGCCGCCGCCACGATGGCAGTACTGGCCGCAGCCGGTATCCGCGCACGGTACGGGCTGAAGCAGCAACTCGCCCGCCAAGAGCCGACCAGCCCGCAAGGGCAGCCGCGTGATGAGAACACCATGCCCGGGTCACGGCCGCCCACCTGA
- a CDS encoding LLM class flavin-dependent oxidoreductase, whose translation MKIGVNVLNFGPGSDPGVLRSWAQTVEGLGFDLLMVSDHVAITPDVAERYPAPFYEPFTTLSWLAGLTTRVRLGTTVLIAPYRHPLLTARMAANLQELSGGRLVLGVGVGWARQEFAALGVPFERRGRLTDEHLRDMRAAWADTASYGDRRIPVWVGGNSDAGLRRAVRLGDAWHPLRCTMPWLREAAVRLKTFADEQRLAVPALAPRIALRLTEAPVGGPSRLAGEGTIDQIMDDLDQLRLLDAEAVVLDPYDGDPRETCHPQAVWQALDTVAAHLYPHRTGTEPS comes from the coding sequence GTGAAGATCGGAGTCAACGTCCTCAATTTCGGCCCCGGCAGCGACCCGGGAGTCCTTCGGAGCTGGGCCCAGACCGTGGAGGGCCTGGGCTTCGACCTGCTGATGGTCTCGGACCACGTCGCCATCACGCCCGACGTCGCCGAGCGCTATCCGGCACCCTTCTACGAGCCGTTCACCACCTTGTCCTGGCTGGCCGGCCTCACAACCCGGGTCCGGCTCGGCACGACCGTCCTCATCGCTCCTTACCGGCACCCGCTGCTCACCGCCCGGATGGCGGCCAACCTGCAGGAGCTGAGCGGCGGCCGACTGGTTCTCGGCGTGGGAGTGGGCTGGGCACGGCAGGAGTTCGCCGCCCTCGGGGTCCCGTTCGAGCGGCGTGGACGACTGACCGACGAGCACCTGCGGGACATGCGGGCAGCATGGGCGGACACCGCCTCCTACGGCGACCGGAGGATCCCTGTGTGGGTCGGCGGCAACAGCGACGCGGGGCTGCGCCGGGCCGTGCGGCTCGGGGACGCATGGCATCCGCTGCGCTGCACCATGCCGTGGCTGCGCGAAGCCGCGGTCAGACTGAAGACGTTCGCGGACGAGCAACGTCTCGCCGTGCCCGCCCTGGCCCCCCGGATCGCGCTCAGACTCACCGAGGCACCGGTCGGCGGACCGAGCCGACTCGCCGGTGAGGGCACCATCGATCAGATCATGGATGACCTCGACCAGCTGCGGCTGCTGGACGCCGAGGCCGTCGTCCTCGACCCGTACGACGGCGACCCCCGCGAGACCTGCCACCCACAGGCGGTTTGGCAAGCACTCGACACAGTGGCCGCACACCTGTACCCACACCGCACCGGAACGGAGCCGTCATGA
- a CDS encoding SixA phosphatase family protein: MTSGDLRRLVVLRHAKSAWPDGVPDHERPLAPRGRRDAPAAGRWLREAGCVPDFVVCSTAGRTRQTWDLVSNEVDATTPVTHDARLYRASAGELLGVVRDIPARVRTLMLVGHNPGVQDLVLMLAGEADGCTLEQTRAKFPTSAIAVLCLPGPWSDLEPGAARLTEMVVPRGAKP; this comes from the coding sequence ATGACGTCGGGCGACCTGCGACGCCTGGTGGTGCTGCGGCATGCCAAATCGGCCTGGCCCGACGGCGTGCCCGACCACGAGCGGCCTCTCGCCCCGCGCGGCCGTCGTGATGCTCCGGCGGCCGGCCGCTGGCTGCGTGAGGCCGGCTGCGTTCCAGACTTCGTCGTGTGCTCCACCGCCGGCCGTACCCGTCAGACGTGGGATCTCGTCTCGAACGAGGTCGACGCCACCACGCCGGTGACCCACGACGCACGCCTCTACCGGGCGAGCGCCGGGGAGTTGCTCGGTGTCGTACGGGACATCCCGGCGCGTGTACGGACGCTGATGCTGGTCGGACACAACCCCGGCGTGCAGGACCTGGTCCTGATGCTCGCCGGTGAGGCGGACGGCTGCACCCTGGAGCAGACGCGTGCGAAGTTCCCGACGTCCGCGATCGCCGTGCTGTGCCTGCCCGGCCCATGGTCGGACCTGGAGCCGGGGGCTGCCCGGCTGACCGAGATGGTCGTGCCCCGCGGCGCGAAGCCATGA
- a CDS encoding IPT/TIG domain-containing protein, whose product MPISPNQGSTGGGTTVTITGVNLAGASSVRFGSKPATITANTPTSVTVTSPSGSGTVPVTVTTAAGASNPLNFYYIGAPFKASLSAASGPSAGGNTVTISGTGLATASSVAFGGNNATPTVTSDSLLSVTVPAGSSGSVGVSVTTTGGANNGFSYTYVDPPTITSLAPTSGSTSGGTAVTITGTDLSTTESVTFDGVTAPFGVINSTTVSAVTPPGSAGAVDVVVSTTGGSATAAAGFTYVAGAGI is encoded by the coding sequence ATGCCCATTTCTCCGAACCAGGGATCCACGGGCGGCGGCACAACCGTCACCATCACCGGGGTCAACCTTGCTGGTGCTTCTTCCGTGAGGTTCGGAAGCAAGCCGGCCACAATCACCGCCAACACCCCGACTTCCGTGACCGTGACCTCCCCCTCGGGCAGCGGTACGGTCCCCGTCACGGTGACCACGGCCGCAGGCGCGAGCAACCCGCTCAACTTCTATTACATCGGCGCGCCGTTCAAGGCCTCGCTGAGTGCTGCTTCGGGGCCCTCGGCCGGCGGTAACACCGTCACCATCAGCGGCACCGGTCTCGCAACCGCATCGTCCGTCGCCTTCGGGGGCAACAACGCAACCCCGACCGTCACCTCCGACAGCCTGCTGAGCGTCACCGTTCCTGCCGGCAGCAGCGGCTCGGTCGGCGTGAGCGTCACCACCACGGGCGGTGCGAACAACGGGTTCTCCTACACCTACGTAGATCCACCCACGATCACCTCGCTGGCACCGACGTCAGGTTCGACCTCCGGAGGCACCGCGGTCACGATCACCGGAACCGACCTGTCCACCACCGAGTCGGTCACCTTCGACGGCGTGACCGCGCCGTTCGGGGTGATCAACAGCACCACGGTGTCAGCGGTCACACCGCCCGGCAGCGCGGGCGCGGTCGATGTCGTCGTCAGCACAACCGGCGGAAGCGCCACCGCAGCCGCCGGTTTCACCTACGTGGCGGGCGCCGGAATCTGA
- a CDS encoding cold-shock protein: MASGTVKWFNSEKGFGFISQDGGGPDVFAHYSNINANGFRELQEGQAVTFDVTQGQKGPQAENITVA; encoded by the coding sequence ATGGCCAGCGGAACCGTCAAGTGGTTCAACTCCGAAAAGGGTTTCGGCTTCATCTCCCAGGACGGCGGCGGACCGGACGTCTTCGCGCACTACTCCAACATCAACGCAAACGGCTTCCGTGAGCTCCAGGAAGGCCAGGCCGTGACCTTCGACGTCACCCAGGGCCAGAAGGGCCCGCAGGCCGAGAACATCACGGTCGCCTGA
- a CDS encoding ABC transporter permease — translation MSSLSLTVRDSSTMLRRNLLHARRYPSLTLNLLLTPIVLLLLFVYVFGDVMSAGIGGGGADRSEYIAYLVPGILLMTIGGTLVGTAVSVSNDMTEGIIARFRTMAIHRGSVLIGHVIGSVLQAVISVVLVGAVGVAIGFRSTDATPLEWLAAFGLLALFALAFTWIAVGMGMVSPSAEAASNNALPLVFLPLISSAFVPVDAMPGWFQPIAEYQPFTPAIETLRGLLLGTEIGNNGWITIVWCLGLAVLGYFWCKSLFNRDPK, via the coding sequence ATGAGCTCCCTGTCCCTCACCGTGCGCGACTCGTCCACGATGCTGCGCCGCAATCTGCTGCACGCGCGGCGCTACCCGTCTCTCACCCTGAACCTGCTGCTGACGCCGATCGTCCTGCTGCTGCTGTTCGTCTACGTCTTCGGCGATGTGATGAGCGCAGGCATCGGTGGTGGCGGCGCCGACCGCTCGGAGTACATCGCCTACCTCGTGCCGGGCATCCTGCTGATGACCATTGGCGGCACCCTGGTCGGGACCGCGGTGTCCGTCTCCAACGACATGACCGAGGGCATCATCGCCCGCTTCCGCACCATGGCGATCCACCGCGGTTCCGTCCTCATCGGCCATGTCATCGGCAGCGTGCTGCAGGCGGTCATCAGCGTGGTTCTTGTCGGTGCCGTCGGTGTGGCCATCGGCTTCAGGTCCACGGATGCCACGCCCCTGGAGTGGCTCGCGGCGTTCGGCCTGCTCGCGCTGTTCGCCCTGGCGTTCACTTGGATCGCGGTCGGGATGGGCATGGTCAGCCCGAGCGCCGAGGCGGCCAGCAACAACGCGCTGCCGCTGGTCTTCCTGCCGCTCATCTCCAGCGCCTTCGTCCCGGTCGACGCGATGCCGGGGTGGTTCCAGCCGATCGCCGAGTACCAGCCGTTCACCCCGGCCATCGAGACCCTGCGCGGGCTGCTGCTCGGCACCGAGATCGGCAACAACGGGTGGATCACCATCGTCTGGTGCCTGGGGCTGGCCGTCCTCGGCTACTTCTGGTGCAAGTCGCTGTTCAACCGCGACCCGAAGTAG
- the thpR gene encoding RNA 2',3'-cyclic phosphodiesterase, translating to MNDQTQRATVRVFIALAPPDHAKEELARELRPAYDTHPHMRWNRIEDWHITLAFLGELPAETVPLLRPPLADLAADHQPLCLALRGSGTFDDRVLWSGIDGDLDELHMLAADVRTAIKDCGVAVEDRPLRPHLTLARARRGDRSSAGEIAEGFAGFTGRRWPAERLHLVGSNVGRSRGPIHYRDIEAWSLGNGNSAGS from the coding sequence GTGAACGATCAGACTCAGCGCGCGACCGTTCGCGTGTTCATCGCCCTCGCCCCGCCCGACCACGCGAAAGAAGAACTGGCCCGGGAGCTGCGCCCCGCCTATGACACACACCCGCACATGCGGTGGAACCGCATTGAAGACTGGCACATCACCCTGGCGTTCCTCGGGGAGCTACCGGCCGAGACGGTCCCGCTCCTGCGGCCGCCTCTCGCCGACCTCGCAGCGGACCACCAACCACTCTGTTTGGCACTACGCGGCAGCGGAACCTTCGACGACCGGGTGCTGTGGAGCGGAATCGACGGGGACCTCGATGAGCTGCACATGCTCGCCGCCGATGTGCGTACCGCCATCAAGGACTGCGGGGTCGCCGTCGAGGATCGGCCTCTGCGCCCCCATCTGACGTTGGCCCGCGCCCGCCGAGGAGATCGATCCTCGGCAGGAGAAATCGCCGAAGGGTTCGCCGGATTCACCGGACGGCGATGGCCTGCCGAACGTCTGCACCTGGTCGGCAGCAACGTCGGCCGTAGCCGCGGACCGATCCACTACCGCGACATCGAGGCTTGGTCCCTCGGCAACGGGAACTCCGCTGGATCTTGA
- a CDS encoding DUF4097 family beta strand repeat-containing protein, giving the protein MPSFDTPEPISVTAHVEAGSIQFTAGDRLDTVVEVRPRDPKRDQDVRAADQTEVTCAGGVLTIRTPKSNLFGRTGTVDVTVELPTGSRIDMTGAWVQVLGEGRLGEVRVKTSSGDVRLDTTGPLQLAASHGSITVDRVEGMAEISTSSGSLRIGVVDGPAVLKNSHGTTTVGAATGELRVSGANGDIEIRSAEDSVTATTAHGTLRVGDVARGTVQLETSYGAIEVGVREGTAAWLDVRSGSGQVRNTLTASEAPEKTEDTVKVRARTRHGNIDVRRAKA; this is encoded by the coding sequence ATGCCTTCTTTCGACACTCCCGAACCGATCTCGGTCACCGCGCACGTGGAGGCCGGTTCCATCCAGTTCACCGCGGGCGACCGCCTCGACACCGTCGTCGAGGTGCGGCCCCGCGACCCCAAGCGGGACCAGGACGTGCGGGCGGCCGACCAGACCGAGGTCACGTGCGCGGGCGGTGTGCTGACCATCAGGACGCCCAAGTCCAATCTGTTCGGCCGCACCGGCACCGTCGACGTGACGGTCGAACTGCCCACGGGCTCGCGCATCGACATGACCGGCGCCTGGGTCCAGGTGCTCGGAGAGGGCCGGCTCGGCGAGGTCCGCGTGAAGACCTCGTCCGGCGACGTCCGCCTCGACACGACCGGCCCGCTGCAGCTGGCCGCGTCGCACGGCTCGATCACCGTGGACCGGGTCGAGGGCATGGCCGAGATCAGCACCAGTTCCGGCAGCCTGCGCATCGGCGTCGTCGACGGCCCCGCGGTCCTGAAGAACTCGCACGGCACCACGACCGTGGGCGCCGCAACCGGGGAGCTGCGGGTGAGCGGCGCCAACGGCGACATCGAGATCCGGAGCGCCGAGGACTCGGTCACCGCCACCACCGCCCACGGCACCCTGCGCGTGGGCGACGTGGCCCGCGGCACCGTCCAGTTGGAGACCTCCTACGGCGCCATCGAGGTCGGTGTCCGCGAGGGCACGGCCGCCTGGCTCGACGTCAGGTCGGGCTCCGGCCAGGTGCGCAACACGCTCACCGCGTCCGAGGCCCCGGAGAAAACCGAGGACACCGTCAAGGTCCGTGCCCGCACCCGGCACGGCAACATCGACGTCCGCCGCGCCAAGGCCTGA
- a CDS encoding TetR/AcrR family transcriptional regulator, whose product MVRAGLTTERLTRAGAELADEVGFDQVTVSALARRFDVKVASLYSHLKNSEDLKTRIALFALEELADRVAAALAGRAGKDALTAFADAYRDYAREHPGRYAAARLRLDPETAAASAGVRHAQMTRAILRGYDLTEPDQTHAVRMLGSVFHGYVSLEMAGGFSHTAVDSQETWTWILDHLDALLRNWTTP is encoded by the coding sequence ATGGTTCGAGCAGGGTTGACCACGGAGCGTCTGACCCGGGCGGGGGCGGAACTGGCCGACGAGGTCGGCTTCGACCAGGTGACCGTCTCGGCACTCGCCCGGCGGTTCGACGTCAAGGTCGCGAGTCTGTACTCGCACCTGAAGAACTCCGAGGACCTCAAGACCAGGATCGCCCTGTTCGCGCTGGAGGAACTCGCCGACCGAGTCGCCGCCGCCCTGGCCGGGCGGGCCGGCAAGGACGCCCTGACCGCCTTCGCGGATGCCTACCGCGACTACGCCCGGGAACACCCCGGCCGCTACGCCGCCGCCCGTCTAAGGCTCGACCCCGAGACGGCGGCCGCCAGCGCCGGCGTTCGGCACGCACAGATGACGCGGGCGATCCTGCGCGGCTACGACCTCACGGAGCCGGACCAGACGCACGCGGTCCGGATGCTGGGCAGCGTCTTCCACGGCTACGTCAGCCTGGAGATGGCCGGAGGCTTCAGCCACACCGCCGTCGACTCGCAGGAGACCTGGACCTGGATCCTGGACCACCTGGACGCCCTGCTGCGCAACTGGACCACACCCTGA
- a CDS encoding nucleoside deaminase yields MTTPDDHALLRRAIALAAQARAAGNPPFGSLLSAPDGTVLAEEHNTTLTDQDITAHPELKLARWAARELDTATAAETTMYTSCQPCEMCEAVIQRAGLRRVVFALSNEQLLDIRPGSSRPPVPRNGPALLDEVRAVVEGYYR; encoded by the coding sequence ATGACCACACCGGACGACCACGCCCTCCTCAGGCGGGCCATCGCGCTCGCGGCCCAGGCACGCGCGGCGGGCAACCCACCGTTCGGCTCGCTGCTGTCGGCACCGGACGGAACGGTTCTGGCGGAGGAGCACAACACGACCCTCACCGACCAGGACATCACCGCGCACCCGGAACTGAAGCTGGCGAGGTGGGCCGCAAGAGAGCTGGACACGGCCACGGCGGCGGAAACCACGATGTACACCAGCTGCCAGCCGTGCGAGATGTGCGAGGCGGTCATCCAACGGGCGGGGCTGCGGCGGGTGGTGTTCGCCCTGTCCAACGAACAGCTCCTGGACATCAGGCCGGGCAGCAGCCGGCCGCCCGTGCCGCGAAACGGCCCCGCGCTGCTCGACGAGGTGCGGGCCGTGGTCGAGGGGTACTACCGATGA
- a CDS encoding ATP-binding cassette domain-containing protein, translating to MPTSRPDHGDPSPVAVSAVGLRKSYGDKTVLDGIDLRIPAGSVFALLGPNGAGKTTVVKILSTLISADAGSGEIHVGGHDLAADPQAVRAAIGVTGQFSAVDGLITGEENMLLMADLHHLSKSEGRRVAAELLERFDLVEAAKKPASTYSGGMKRRLDIAMTLVGNPRIIFLDEPTTGLDPRSRHNMWGIIRELVSDGVTVFLTTQYLEEADELADRIAVLNNGRIAAEGSAEELKRIVPGGHVRLRFTDPTAYQSAAAALREATGDDEALALQIPSGGSQRELRSILDWLDAAGIEADELTVHTPDLDDVFFALTGGTDPQPGQSSLPSQPKEAVR from the coding sequence ATGCCCACGTCCAGGCCGGATCACGGTGACCCGTCGCCGGTCGCCGTGTCCGCCGTCGGTCTGCGTAAGTCGTACGGCGACAAGACCGTGCTCGACGGCATCGATCTGCGTATCCCGGCCGGGTCCGTGTTCGCGCTGCTCGGGCCCAACGGCGCCGGCAAGACCACCGTCGTGAAGATCCTCTCGACTCTGATCAGCGCAGACGCCGGCTCCGGCGAGATCCACGTCGGCGGCCACGACCTCGCCGCCGACCCGCAGGCGGTCCGCGCCGCGATCGGCGTCACCGGACAGTTCTCCGCTGTCGACGGGCTGATCACCGGCGAGGAGAACATGCTCCTGATGGCGGACCTGCACCACCTGTCCAAGAGCGAGGGGCGGCGCGTCGCCGCCGAACTCCTCGAGCGCTTCGACCTGGTGGAGGCGGCGAAGAAGCCCGCCTCCACCTACTCCGGCGGCATGAAGCGCCGCCTGGACATCGCGATGACGCTGGTCGGCAACCCGCGGATCATTTTCCTCGACGAGCCGACCACCGGCCTCGACCCGCGCAGCCGCCACAACATGTGGGGGATCATCCGTGAGCTGGTCTCCGACGGCGTCACGGTCTTCCTCACCACCCAGTACCTGGAGGAGGCCGACGAGCTCGCCGATCGCATCGCGGTCCTCAACAACGGCAGGATCGCCGCCGAGGGGAGCGCCGAGGAGCTGAAGCGGATCGTCCCCGGCGGGCACGTGCGACTCCGGTTCACCGACCCGACCGCGTACCAGTCCGCCGCCGCCGCGCTGCGCGAGGCCACCGGGGACGACGAGGCGCTCGCGCTGCAGATCCCCAGCGGCGGCAGCCAGCGCGAACTGCGCTCCATCCTCGACTGGCTGGACGCGGCCGGTATCGAGGCGGACGAGCTGACCGTGCACACCCCCGACCTCGACGACGTGTTCTTCGCCCTGACCGGCGGCACCGACCCACAGCCCGGCCAGTCCAGCCTGCCCAGCCAGCCCAAGGAGGCTGTCCGATGA
- a CDS encoding FBP domain-containing protein → MNPLTEQEIRAAFVNCTKGEAKRPSVPRDLAVRPWGDLDFFGWRDPQAPDRAYLAAEPDCRPVALALRCPSAVSWQMRRSMCSMCVTTHTGGVSLMVAAKAGRAGRQGNSVGAYICSDLACSLYVRGKKDAGVGARLHESLTLEEKIQRTVVNLARFIAKVTA, encoded by the coding sequence ATGAATCCGCTGACTGAGCAAGAGATCCGTGCCGCGTTCGTGAACTGCACCAAGGGCGAGGCGAAGCGCCCGTCCGTCCCCCGCGACCTGGCCGTGCGGCCCTGGGGCGACCTGGACTTTTTCGGCTGGCGGGATCCCCAGGCCCCCGACCGTGCCTATCTCGCCGCCGAGCCGGACTGCCGACCGGTGGCGCTCGCCCTGCGCTGCCCCAGTGCCGTCTCGTGGCAGATGCGGCGCAGCATGTGCTCGATGTGCGTGACCACCCACACCGGGGGCGTCTCGCTGATGGTTGCCGCGAAGGCGGGCAGGGCCGGCCGGCAGGGCAATTCCGTGGGCGCCTACATATGCAGCGATCTCGCCTGCTCGCTCTACGTGCGGGGCAAGAAGGACGCGGGCGTCGGTGCGCGGCTCCATGAGTCGCTCACCCTGGAGGAGAAGATTCAGCGGACCGTCGTGAACCTCGCCAGGTTCATCGCCAAGGTCACCGCATGA